From a single Micromonospora sp. WMMD1102 genomic region:
- a CDS encoding type II toxin-antitoxin system Phd/YefM family antitoxin — protein MTRITLREFRDGAGRVLDGVERTGEPVIITKYERPVAVLVGIDEWEEIEAFRDRRDAAVIARSRAEGQFVPLSAALESLGVDPREVEALLADRAGGEAA, from the coding sequence ATGACGAGGATCACGCTGCGGGAGTTCCGCGATGGCGCGGGTCGAGTGCTGGACGGAGTCGAGCGCACCGGCGAGCCAGTCATCATCACCAAGTACGAACGGCCCGTGGCCGTCCTGGTCGGCATCGACGAGTGGGAAGAGATCGAGGCGTTCCGAGACCGTCGGGACGCTGCGGTGATCGCCCGTTCCCGCGCCGAGGGGCAGTTCGTGCCGCTGTCAGCGGCGCTGGAGTCGCTCGGGGTCGATCCACGCGAGGTGGAGGCGCTGCTGGCCGACCGGGCCGGCGGCGAGGCGGCGTGA
- a CDS encoding XRE family transcriptional regulator, giving the protein MSAPNTALRAVRLGMRMSQDDFARAIQDAGRRAGQPNDANKRLVQRWESGVIGTPRPVYARALEVVTGLPIESLGFADAAYASVSPDGQGGHDLVPPTSAPVTPAGAAAAQISPHRNYSGIWLSRYEYFSSGRDEAFVGRHYVVMLQHGDRLTVRSLPNTAAGSLSIDLSIDGNVVTGTWTEQTDPSGYYRGGRYHGAIQLLVDPTGRRMTGKWVGFGKDMDVNTGPWAMVFQDASTDKATMDRYNRTPDLSPNA; this is encoded by the coding sequence ATGAGCGCGCCGAACACTGCCCTTCGGGCGGTCCGCCTGGGGATGCGGATGAGCCAGGACGACTTCGCCCGCGCTATCCAGGACGCCGGCCGCCGGGCCGGTCAGCCGAACGACGCCAACAAGCGGCTCGTACAGCGATGGGAGTCGGGCGTCATCGGCACTCCCCGCCCCGTCTACGCGCGCGCCCTTGAGGTGGTGACCGGGTTACCCATAGAGTCGCTGGGTTTCGCCGACGCTGCGTATGCCAGCGTCTCGCCTGACGGTCAGGGCGGACACGATCTCGTACCGCCGACCAGTGCTCCGGTAACTCCTGCCGGCGCAGCGGCAGCGCAGATCAGCCCGCACCGCAACTACTCGGGCATCTGGCTCAGCCGGTACGAGTACTTCTCCAGCGGCCGGGACGAGGCGTTCGTCGGCCGACACTACGTGGTCATGTTGCAGCACGGCGACCGGCTGACGGTACGCAGCCTGCCGAACACCGCGGCAGGTTCGCTCAGCATCGACCTGAGCATCGACGGCAACGTCGTCACCGGCACCTGGACCGAGCAGACCGACCCGAGCGGCTACTACCGTGGCGGCCGGTACCACGGGGCGATCCAACTGCTGGTCGACCCGACCGGTCGACGGATGACCGGCAAGTGGGTCGGCTTCGGCAAGGACATGGACGTCAACACCGGTCCGTGGGCGATGGTCTTCCAGGACGCCTCGACCGACAAGGCCACGATGGACCGTTACAACCGGACACCGGACCTAAGCCCCAACGCCTGA
- a CDS encoding ABC transporter permease: protein MSEQQVTAQAGAIIADVPDVPDPDAPAVPDPGSDGFVGRSPGQLAWRRLRRDRVALVSGAVLVFFVLLAAAAPLVARLYGKGPQERFPERLDRNGFPLGYAGVSGEHWFGIQPGIGRDIFIQVVYGLRTSLMIAFTAAVLTIALGVVIGIVAGYVGGWVDAVITWVIDLALAFPFYIFCFAFVPLAVNQFYGPRDEVASWFRPALLVLIFVLFNWTISARLVRGQVLSLREREFVEAARASGAGLGHILFRQLLPNLWAPILVTFSLNVPALITAEAALSFLGIGVLEPTPDLGRLINDSVRYIRDVPSFTIVGGTTLFLLVLAFNLFGDSLRDALDPKSSR, encoded by the coding sequence ATGAGCGAGCAGCAGGTGACGGCGCAGGCCGGGGCGATCATCGCGGACGTGCCGGACGTGCCGGACCCGGACGCCCCTGCCGTACCCGATCCCGGCTCGGACGGGTTCGTCGGGCGGTCGCCGGGGCAGCTCGCCTGGCGGCGGTTGCGCCGGGACAGGGTCGCCCTGGTCAGCGGTGCCGTACTCGTCTTCTTCGTCCTGCTGGCGGCGGCTGCCCCGCTGGTGGCCCGGCTCTACGGCAAGGGCCCGCAGGAGCGTTTCCCGGAGCGGCTGGACCGCAACGGCTTCCCGCTCGGCTACGCCGGGGTCTCCGGCGAGCACTGGTTCGGCATCCAGCCGGGGATCGGCCGGGACATCTTCATCCAGGTGGTCTACGGGCTGCGTACCTCGCTGATGATCGCCTTCACCGCCGCCGTACTGACGATCGCGCTCGGCGTGGTGATCGGCATCGTCGCCGGGTACGTCGGCGGCTGGGTGGACGCCGTGATCACCTGGGTGATCGACCTGGCCCTCGCCTTCCCGTTCTACATCTTCTGCTTCGCCTTCGTGCCGCTGGCGGTGAACCAGTTCTACGGCCCGCGCGACGAGGTGGCCTCCTGGTTCCGGCCGGCCCTACTGGTGCTGATCTTCGTACTCTTCAACTGGACGATCTCCGCCCGGCTGGTCCGGGGACAGGTGCTCTCACTGCGCGAGCGGGAGTTCGTCGAGGCGGCCCGCGCCTCCGGGGCGGGACTCGGGCACATCCTGTTCCGCCAACTGCTGCCGAACCTCTGGGCGCCGATCCTGGTGACCTTCTCGCTGAACGTACCCGCGCTGATCACGGCGGAGGCGGCGCTGTCCTTTCTCGGCATCGGGGTGCTGGAGCCGACCCCCGACCTGGGCCGGCTGATCAACGACAGCGTGCGCTACATCCGGGACGTACCGAGCTTCACGATCGTGGGCGGAACCACGCTGTTCCTGCTGGTGCTGGCGTTCAACCTCTTCGGCGACTCGCTGCGCGACGCGCTCGACCCGAAGTCGAGCAGGTAG
- a CDS encoding dipeptide ABC transporter ATP-binding protein encodes MIVQQRAAEARQPDGGGAGEPLLAVSGLTKHFPVRSGLRRHGLVRAVDGLDFEVRAGQTLGLVGESGCGKTTTGRLLVRLLEPTAGRIVFEGRDITHASRGELRPLRQDLQIIFQDPYASLNPRHTVGRIVAMPLQVNGIVPPGGVKQRVRELLELVGLNPEHYNRYPHEFSGGQRQRIGIARALALRPKLIVADEPVSALDVSIQAQVVNLLRDLQRELGLAFVFIAHDLAVVRHFCQRIAVMYLGKIVEIGERSEIYERPRHPYTRALLSAVPDVTKLGPAGRIRLAGDVPTPLDPPSGCRFRTRCWKAREICATEEPPLAEYPDGAGSAAGSSSGVGSTAGTGAVACHFPEEGDLP; translated from the coding sequence ATGATCGTGCAGCAGCGGGCGGCGGAGGCCAGGCAGCCGGACGGCGGCGGCGCGGGTGAGCCGCTGCTGGCGGTGAGCGGGCTGACCAAGCACTTCCCGGTCCGCTCCGGGCTGCGTCGGCACGGCCTGGTCCGCGCGGTCGACGGGCTGGACTTCGAGGTACGGGCCGGCCAGACCCTCGGCCTGGTCGGCGAGTCCGGCTGCGGCAAGACCACCACCGGCCGGCTGCTGGTGCGTCTCCTTGAGCCGACCGCCGGCCGGATCGTCTTCGAGGGGCGGGACATCACGCACGCCTCCCGGGGCGAGCTGCGCCCGCTCCGCCAGGACCTTCAGATCATCTTCCAGGATCCGTACGCGTCGCTGAACCCCCGGCACACCGTGGGGCGGATCGTGGCGATGCCGTTGCAGGTGAACGGGATCGTCCCGCCAGGCGGGGTGAAGCAGCGGGTCCGGGAACTGCTCGAACTGGTCGGGTTGAACCCGGAGCACTACAACCGTTATCCGCACGAGTTCTCCGGCGGGCAGCGGCAGCGGATCGGGATCGCCCGTGCGCTGGCGTTGCGGCCGAAGCTGATCGTCGCCGACGAGCCGGTCTCCGCGTTGGACGTCTCGATCCAGGCGCAGGTGGTGAACCTGCTTCGCGACCTGCAACGGGAGTTGGGGCTCGCCTTCGTCTTCATCGCGCACGACCTGGCGGTGGTCCGGCACTTCTGCCAGCGGATCGCGGTGATGTACCTGGGGAAGATCGTGGAGATCGGGGAGCGGTCGGAGATCTACGAGCGGCCGCGCCATCCGTACACCCGGGCGCTGCTCTCGGCCGTACCGGATGTCACGAAGCTGGGGCCGGCGGGGCGGATCCGGCTGGCCGGGGACGTGCCGACGCCGTTGGACCCGCCGTCCGGCTGCCGGTTCCGGACCCGCTGCTGGAAGGCGCGGGAGATCTGCGCGACCGAGGAGCCGCCGCTCGCCGAATACCCGGACGGCGCCGGCAGCGCCGCCGGCAGCAGCAGTGGCGTCGGCAGCACGGCCGGCACCGGGGCGGTCGCCTGCCACTTCCCGGAGGAGGGTGACCTGCCATGA
- a CDS encoding type II toxin-antitoxin system RelE/ParE family toxin: MKVQIDRDVLVWLHRQPRNVFLTVLSAILGLVSDPVPQNSTEMRDGSGRRLRVGDYRVLYRLDGDELTIHAVGHRKDVYS; this comes from the coding sequence GTGAAGGTCCAGATCGACCGGGACGTGCTGGTCTGGCTGCACAGGCAGCCCCGGAACGTCTTCCTGACCGTCCTGAGCGCGATCCTCGGCCTGGTCTCCGACCCTGTCCCACAGAACTCGACCGAGATGCGCGACGGATCCGGGCGTCGATTGCGCGTCGGGGACTACCGGGTCCTCTACCGCCTCGACGGCGACGAGTTGACCATCCACGCCGTCGGGCACCGCAAGGACGTCTACTCATGA
- a CDS encoding TldD/PmbA family protein → MAEFDVATAAVRAALDAGARYADARVMHQRYESMSARNGEIESVTQVESAGIGVRALVGSGWGFYAVPDLAESAARAAGERAARIAAASGRVPGPGSNLLAAPASTGSWASPCAVDPLAVPLSDKGDLLVRATGTSREHGADLAEGLYQIWDTRKWFVSSEGHRIDQHIRESGAGISATVIGDGETQRRSYPSYRGQYGTQGWELVDSLDLAAHAARIAEEARELVTAPLCPAGETTLILGGEQMALQIHESVGHAIELDRILGWEAAFAGTSWLDLDQLGALRYGSELMNVTIDPTIPGALGSFGFDDEGTPAAKRDAVREGRWVGTLAGRDSAAIAGLDYAGSVRSDGWARLPMVRMTNVGLEPGPHTLDEIIAATDDGVLMDLNRSWSIDDKRLNFQFGCEVGWEVKNGRRGRMLRNPTYTGIGPQFWRSMDMLSSETVAWGTPNCGKGQPGQVGHTGHPAAPARFTNVRIGVRG, encoded by the coding sequence ATGGCCGAGTTCGACGTGGCGACGGCGGCGGTGCGGGCCGCCCTCGACGCGGGAGCCCGGTACGCCGACGCGCGGGTGATGCACCAGCGGTACGAGTCGATGTCCGCGCGCAACGGCGAGATCGAGTCCGTCACCCAGGTCGAGAGTGCCGGGATCGGGGTACGCGCACTCGTTGGCTCGGGCTGGGGCTTCTACGCCGTACCCGATCTGGCCGAGTCGGCGGCTCGGGCGGCGGGTGAGCGGGCCGCGCGGATCGCCGCCGCGAGTGGCCGGGTCCCCGGTCCCGGCAGCAACCTGCTGGCGGCGCCGGCCAGCACGGGGTCGTGGGCCTCGCCGTGCGCGGTCGACCCGCTCGCGGTGCCGCTGTCGGACAAGGGCGACCTGCTGGTACGCGCCACCGGCACGTCCCGGGAACACGGCGCCGACCTGGCCGAGGGGCTCTACCAGATCTGGGACACCCGCAAGTGGTTCGTCTCCAGCGAGGGGCACCGGATCGACCAGCACATCCGGGAGTCCGGGGCCGGGATCTCGGCGACGGTGATCGGCGACGGCGAGACCCAGCGTCGCTCCTACCCCAGCTACCGGGGGCAGTACGGCACCCAGGGCTGGGAGCTTGTCGACTCGCTCGACCTTGCCGCGCACGCCGCCCGGATCGCCGAGGAGGCCCGGGAACTCGTCACCGCGCCGCTCTGCCCGGCCGGCGAGACCACCCTGATCCTCGGCGGCGAGCAGATGGCGTTGCAGATCCACGAGTCGGTCGGGCACGCCATCGAGCTCGACCGGATCCTCGGCTGGGAGGCGGCGTTCGCCGGTACCTCCTGGCTCGACCTGGACCAGCTCGGCGCGCTGCGGTACGGCTCCGAGCTGATGAACGTCACGATCGACCCGACGATCCCCGGCGCGCTCGGCAGCTTCGGCTTCGACGACGAGGGGACCCCGGCGGCCAAGCGGGACGCGGTCCGGGAGGGCCGCTGGGTCGGCACGCTCGCCGGGCGGGACTCGGCGGCCATCGCCGGCCTCGACTACGCCGGCAGTGTCCGGTCCGACGGCTGGGCCCGGCTGCCGATGGTGCGGATGACGAACGTCGGGCTGGAACCGGGACCGCACACCCTGGACGAGATAATCGCGGCCACCGACGACGGTGTGCTGATGGACCTCAACCGCTCCTGGTCGATCGACGACAAGCGGCTCAACTTCCAGTTCGGCTGCGAGGTCGGCTGGGAGGTCAAGAACGGTCGGCGGGGCCGGATGCTGCGCAACCCGACATACACCGGGATCGGACCGCAGTTCTGGCGGTCGATGGACATGCTCTCCTCGGAGACGGTCGCCTGGGGCACCCCGAACTGCGGCAAGGGGCAGCCGGGCCAGGTCGGGCACACCGGCCATCCCGCCGCACCCGCCCGGTTCACGAACGTCCGGATCGGAGTACGCGGATGA
- a CDS encoding fumarate reductase/succinate dehydrogenase flavoprotein subunit, which produces MTTRIERHHYDVVVIGAGGAGLRAAIEARLAGKRTAIISKSLFGKAHTVMAEGGAAAAMGNVNSRDNWQVHFRDTMRGGKFLNNFRMAELHAKESPARIWELETYGALFDRTTDGKISQRNFGGHEYPRLAHVGDRTGLELIRTLQQKIVSLQQEDKKTHGDYDARIKVFAETTITELLLDGDRVAGAFGYYRESGEFVLFEAPAVVLATGGVGRSYKVTSNSWEYTGDGHALALRSGATLINMEFLQFHPTGMVWPPSVKGILVTESVRGDGGVLKNSEGKRFMFDYVPDVFRKQYAETEEEADRWYTDPDNNRRPPELLPRDEVARAINAEVKAGRGTPAGGVYLDIASRLPAEEIRRRLPSMYHQFKELADVDITAEPMEVGPTCHYVMGGVEVDPDSGAAAGHVQGLFAAGEVSGGMHGSNRLGGNSLSDLLVFGKRAGEHAATYAGGLSARPKVAAGDVEAAVDRALAPLERDGGENPYTLQQDLQAVMGDLVGIIRRKGELEESLVKLADLRDRVTRVAVAGGRRYNPGWHLALDLRNMLVVSECTARAALEREESRGGHTREDFPTMAPKWRAVNLVCSLDGDKVRLEHKPLPKIRAELIQLFDRGELAKYLTDEELADFDALTAEAHAEEAAK; this is translated from the coding sequence ATGACTACCCGAATCGAACGACACCACTACGACGTCGTCGTCATCGGCGCCGGCGGCGCCGGCCTGCGGGCGGCGATCGAGGCCCGGCTCGCCGGCAAGCGGACCGCGATCATCTCGAAGTCGCTGTTCGGCAAGGCGCACACGGTGATGGCCGAGGGCGGCGCCGCCGCCGCGATGGGGAACGTGAACAGCCGGGACAACTGGCAGGTGCACTTCCGGGACACCATGCGGGGCGGCAAGTTCCTGAACAACTTCCGGATGGCCGAGCTGCACGCCAAGGAGTCGCCGGCCCGGATCTGGGAGCTGGAGACGTACGGCGCGCTCTTCGACCGGACCACGGACGGGAAGATCTCCCAGCGCAACTTCGGCGGCCACGAGTACCCCCGACTGGCGCACGTCGGCGACCGGACCGGGCTGGAGCTGATCCGCACCCTGCAACAGAAGATCGTCTCGTTGCAGCAGGAGGACAAGAAGACGCACGGCGACTACGACGCCCGGATCAAGGTCTTCGCCGAGACCACCATCACCGAGCTGCTGCTCGACGGGGACCGGGTGGCCGGGGCGTTCGGCTACTACCGGGAGTCCGGCGAGTTCGTCCTCTTCGAGGCCCCGGCCGTGGTGCTGGCGACCGGCGGGGTCGGCCGGTCGTACAAGGTCACCTCGAACTCCTGGGAGTACACCGGGGACGGGCACGCGCTGGCGCTGCGGTCCGGCGCCACGCTGATCAACATGGAGTTCCTCCAGTTCCACCCGACCGGCATGGTCTGGCCGCCGTCGGTGAAGGGCATCCTGGTCACCGAATCGGTCCGGGGCGACGGCGGGGTGCTGAAGAACTCCGAGGGCAAGCGGTTCATGTTCGACTACGTCCCCGACGTCTTCCGCAAGCAGTACGCGGAGACCGAGGAGGAGGCGGACCGCTGGTACACCGACCCGGACAACAACCGGCGCCCGCCGGAGCTGCTGCCCCGGGACGAGGTGGCGCGGGCGATCAACGCCGAGGTCAAGGCGGGCCGGGGTACTCCGGCCGGCGGCGTCTACCTGGACATCGCCAGCCGGCTGCCGGCCGAGGAGATCCGTCGCCGGCTGCCCTCGATGTACCACCAGTTCAAGGAGCTGGCCGACGTCGACATCACCGCCGAGCCGATGGAGGTCGGCCCGACCTGCCACTACGTGATGGGTGGCGTCGAGGTCGACCCGGACAGCGGTGCGGCGGCCGGGCACGTGCAGGGGCTCTTCGCCGCCGGTGAGGTCTCCGGCGGCATGCACGGGTCGAACCGGCTCGGCGGCAACTCGCTGTCGGACCTGCTGGTCTTCGGCAAGCGGGCCGGTGAGCACGCGGCGACGTACGCCGGGGGGTTGTCCGCCCGGCCGAAGGTCGCGGCCGGCGACGTCGAGGCGGCGGTGGACCGGGCGCTGGCCCCGCTGGAGCGGGACGGCGGGGAGAACCCGTACACGTTGCAGCAGGACCTCCAGGCGGTGATGGGCGACCTGGTCGGCATCATCCGGCGCAAGGGTGAGCTGGAGGAGTCGCTGGTCAAGCTCGCCGACCTGCGTGACCGGGTGACCCGGGTGGCGGTGGCCGGCGGCCGGCGCTACAACCCGGGCTGGCACTTGGCGCTGGACCTGCGCAACATGCTGGTGGTCTCGGAGTGCACGGCCCGGGCGGCGCTGGAGCGCGAGGAGTCCCGGGGCGGGCATACCCGGGAGGACTTCCCGACGATGGCGCCGAAGTGGCGCGCGGTCAACCTGGTCTGCTCGCTCGACGGCGACAAGGTACGCCTGGAGCACAAGCCGCTGCCGAAGATCCGGGCCGAGCTGATCCAGCTCTTCGACCGGGGCGAGCTGGCCAAGTACCTGACCGACGAGGAACTGGCGGACTTCGACGCCCTCACCGCAGAGGCGCACGCTGAGGAGGCGGCCAAGTAA
- a CDS encoding ABC transporter ATP-binding protein: protein MRVRDLRVRFRTEDGVVRAVDGLSFAVERGRTLGIVGESGSGKSVTSLAVLGLHDPRRTEISGEILVGGRNVVGLPDAECRRLRGRDMAMVFQDPLSSLHPYYPVGRQIAEAYRVHHPRAGRRAARQRAVEMLDRVGIPQPARRAEQYPHEFSGGMRQRVMIAMALVNDPDLLVADEPTTALDVTVQAQILDLLADLQAEFNSAIVLITHDLGVVSQVADDVLVMYAGRAVEHGSVEQVLRRPQHPYTWGLLSSVPSLHGDADADLVPIRGNPPSLINLPPGCAFHPRCRFADRTEGRASTEVPELLPVAEAGHLVACHLAEVDRRRYYAEEIAQVGVAR, encoded by the coding sequence CTGCGGGTGCGGGATCTGCGGGTGCGGTTCCGTACCGAGGACGGCGTGGTCCGCGCCGTCGACGGGCTCTCCTTCGCCGTCGAGCGCGGGCGCACCCTCGGCATCGTCGGCGAGTCCGGCTCCGGCAAGAGCGTGACGAGCCTCGCCGTGCTCGGCCTGCACGACCCGAGGCGTACGGAGATCAGTGGCGAGATCCTGGTCGGTGGGCGGAACGTCGTCGGGCTGCCCGACGCCGAGTGCCGCAGACTGCGCGGCCGGGACATGGCGATGGTCTTCCAGGATCCGCTCTCGTCCCTGCATCCGTACTATCCGGTCGGGCGGCAGATCGCCGAGGCGTACCGGGTGCACCATCCCCGGGCGGGGCGGCGGGCGGCCCGGCAGCGCGCGGTCGAGATGCTCGATCGGGTCGGCATCCCGCAGCCGGCCCGCCGGGCGGAGCAGTACCCGCACGAGTTCTCCGGCGGGATGCGCCAGCGTGTGATGATCGCGATGGCGCTGGTCAACGACCCGGACCTGCTGGTCGCCGACGAGCCGACCACCGCGCTCGACGTGACGGTGCAGGCGCAGATCCTCGACCTGCTCGCCGACCTCCAGGCCGAGTTCAACTCGGCGATCGTGCTGATCACGCATGACCTCGGGGTGGTCAGCCAGGTCGCCGACGACGTACTCGTGATGTACGCCGGGCGGGCCGTCGAGCACGGCAGCGTCGAGCAGGTGTTGCGCCGGCCGCAGCACCCGTACACCTGGGGGTTGCTCTCCAGCGTGCCGTCGTTGCACGGTGACGCGGACGCGGACCTGGTGCCGATCCGGGGCAACCCGCCGAGCCTGATCAACCTGCCGCCCGGCTGCGCTTTCCACCCCCGCTGCCGCTTCGCCGACCGCACCGAGGGGCGGGCGTCGACCGAGGTGCCGGAGCTGCTGCCGGTGGCCGAGGCCGGTCACCTGGTCGCCTGCCACCTGGCCGAGGTCGACCGGCGGCGGTACTACGCCGAGGAGATCGCCCAGGTGGGGGTGGCGAGATGA
- a CDS encoding Uma2 family endonuclease, whose translation MTAAVFEHGGPWTEAEYLALGETRDRVELFDGSLHVTPAPTPRHQHIWRQLGNALEPGAEAVGLHVLEAVNVRLRSGRIPIPDLVVVGEIDFDDPVVDGTAVRLVCEIISPGNAATDKVLKMHYYATARIPWYLLVEQETGTLRLHRLDGSHYVEHAVAEPGDSLRLAEPVVAEIRPAELLPGR comes from the coding sequence ATGACCGCAGCGGTGTTCGAGCACGGCGGGCCGTGGACCGAAGCGGAGTACCTCGCCCTGGGCGAGACCCGGGATCGCGTCGAACTCTTCGACGGGAGCCTCCACGTGACACCTGCCCCCACCCCGCGCCACCAGCACATCTGGCGTCAGCTCGGCAACGCGCTGGAACCCGGCGCCGAGGCCGTCGGGCTGCACGTGCTGGAGGCGGTGAACGTCCGGTTGCGATCGGGCCGGATCCCGATCCCGGACCTGGTGGTCGTCGGCGAGATCGATTTCGATGATCCGGTCGTCGACGGTACGGCGGTCCGGCTGGTCTGCGAGATCATCTCGCCCGGCAACGCGGCCACCGACAAGGTGCTGAAGATGCACTACTACGCCACCGCCCGGATCCCCTGGTATCTGCTCGTCGAACAGGAGACCGGCACCCTGCGGCTGCACCGTCTCGACGGCTCCCATTACGTCGAGCACGCGGTGGCCGAGCCGGGTGACTCGCTGCGGCTCGCCGAGCCGGTTGTGGCGGAAATCCGACCGGCGGAGTTACTCCCCGGGCGCTGA
- a CDS encoding metallopeptidase TldD-related protein — MTSPLDLAGRVVELVRQVAGPGAEAEVGVEHAELALTRFANSFIHQNLADVATTVRLRLHLDGRTATAVSTVVGDEGVRGLVERTVAAVRHCPPDPGWPGLVPPGAVDGSGNWDEATATAGPEQRAERVRDFVDAVGGLEAAGYCRTGRREGAFANTAGHSATGRHTEAMMDGIARCGGADGVARVGSVRLADLHGGVLGARASVKARAGVAPVELPPGRYEVVLEPSAVVDLLQNLAMYGFNGKAYNEQRSFAVPGAEQFDRSVTLLDDALASPALPFDAEGTGRTPVALVEQGVTRTVSHDRRTAAEAGSGSTGHAVPGGAAMGAIPLHLGLVPAPTTEGAATPGEVSGPAEVSGPVVDTDTAALVTQVRRGLLVTDFWYTRVLEPKSLVVTGLTRNGVWLVEDGEVTAAVQNFRFTQSYPQALAPGAVLGIGRYASLQSQTFSNAWWSAPPLRLASWNFTGGASG; from the coding sequence ATGACATCCCCACTGGACCTCGCCGGCCGGGTCGTCGAGCTGGTCCGCCAGGTGGCCGGGCCGGGCGCCGAGGCGGAGGTCGGTGTCGAGCACGCCGAACTGGCGCTGACCCGGTTCGCCAACTCCTTCATCCACCAGAACCTGGCCGACGTCGCCACCACTGTGCGACTGCGGCTGCACCTGGACGGGCGTACCGCCACCGCCGTGTCCACGGTGGTCGGTGACGAGGGCGTACGCGGCCTGGTCGAACGTACCGTCGCGGCGGTCCGGCACTGCCCGCCCGACCCGGGCTGGCCGGGGCTGGTCCCGCCGGGTGCGGTGGACGGCAGCGGCAACTGGGACGAGGCGACCGCGACCGCCGGGCCGGAGCAGCGGGCCGAGCGGGTACGCGACTTCGTCGACGCGGTCGGCGGGCTGGAGGCGGCCGGCTACTGCCGTACCGGGCGGCGGGAGGGGGCGTTCGCCAACACGGCCGGGCACTCGGCCACCGGGCGGCACACCGAGGCGATGATGGACGGGATCGCCCGGTGCGGCGGTGCCGACGGGGTGGCCCGGGTGGGCTCGGTCCGCCTCGCCGACCTGCACGGCGGCGTACTCGGGGCACGGGCGTCGGTGAAGGCGCGGGCCGGAGTCGCCCCGGTCGAACTTCCCCCGGGGCGCTACGAGGTGGTGCTGGAGCCGAGCGCCGTCGTCGACTTGTTGCAGAACCTCGCGATGTACGGCTTCAACGGCAAGGCGTACAACGAGCAGCGCTCGTTCGCGGTGCCCGGTGCGGAACAGTTCGACCGGTCGGTGACCCTGCTGGACGACGCGCTGGCCAGCCCGGCCCTGCCGTTCGACGCCGAGGGCACCGGCCGGACCCCGGTCGCGCTTGTCGAGCAGGGCGTCACCCGGACGGTCTCGCACGACCGGCGTACCGCCGCCGAGGCGGGCAGCGGCTCGACCGGGCACGCCGTGCCGGGCGGCGCCGCCATGGGCGCCATCCCGCTGCACCTCGGGCTCGTGCCGGCCCCGACGACGGAGGGCGCGGCCACCCCGGGCGAGGTCTCCGGACCGGCCGAGGTCTCCGGGCCGGTGGTGGACACTGACACCGCCGCGCTTGTCACACAGGTCCGGCGCGGGCTGCTGGTCACCGACTTCTGGTACACCCGGGTCCTCGAGCCGAAGAGCCTGGTCGTCACCGGGCTCACCCGCAACGGGGTGTGGCTGGTCGAGGACGGTGAGGTGACCGCCGCGGTGCAGAACTTCCGGTTCACCCAGTCCTACCCGCAGGCGCTCGCCCCCGGAGCCGTACTCGGGATCGGCCGGTACGCCTCGTTGCAGTCGCAGACCTTCAGCAACGCGTGGTGGTCGGCACCGCCGCTTCGGCTCGCCTCCTGGAACTTCACCGGCGGCGCCTCCGGCTGA